Proteins from a single region of Cydia strobilella chromosome 2, ilCydStro3.1, whole genome shotgun sequence:
- the LOC134754845 gene encoding glucose dehydrogenase [FAD, quinone]-like, translating into MLLQNETEEPDITSVLALSTALLNYNIAWQYMTMPNSVACLAFENQQCRWPRGKMMGGSSSINSFVYIRGNRLDYDGWARRGNTGWSYEEVLPYFKKSERNLNIEGLNRIYHGVKGEQAVSRFPYVDDPSIMITEAFAERGLPLNDYNAAIQYGTMQAQAISEEGQRASTNREFIRPIRYKRHNLSIRTEAEVIKIFFDENKRASGVQYIKDGQIYTAYATKEVIVSGGSINSPQLLMLSGIGPREHLEDLHIPVIADLPVGENLHDHVTFNGIIVALPNDTATTVNQDELIQNVYDYKEMKVKKGPLSGNGPVNSVSFYVTQSGLPAPDIQVQVDSVNWEEYIREPTVYDGLTIFPTAFYDGVIPRVMNLVPKSRGRLLLNATDPYGHPLIWSGYLTDPRDVEVLVRGVKEVLSLESSYAFRSRGAHFVRTPLPACQHFCWGTDTYFKCLARYYTSGPYHPVGSCKMGPADDPTAVVDPRLRVYGVSGLRVIDASIMPQVIRGNTNAPSIMIGERGVAFILEDWKHNYKRNEY; encoded by the exons ATGTTACTACAGAACGAGACAGAAGAACCTGATATCACATCGGTGCTGGCGCTCTCAACAGCGCTCCTCAACTACAACATAGCCTGGCAGTACATGACCATGCCCAACTCCGTAGCCTGCCTGGCCTTTGAGAACCAACAGTGCAGATGGCCGAG GGGTAAAATGATGGGCGGCTCGAGCTCCATTAACTCGTTCGTGTACATCCGCGGGAACAGACTGGACTACGACGGCTGGGCGCGGCGCGGGAACACAGGATGGAGTTACGAAGAG GTATTACCATATTTCAAGAAATCTGAAAGGAACCTGAATATAGAAGGGCTAAATCGAATATACCACGGCGTCAAAGGAGAACAGGCCGTATCCCGATTCCCCTACGTGGACGACCCTTCCATTATGATAACCGAGGCCTTCGCCGAGAGGGGGCTGCCGCTGAATGACTACAACGCCGCCATTCAATACGGAACCATGCAGGCTCAAGCCATCTCTGAGGAGGGTCAGAGAGCTTCCACCAACAGGGAATTCATCAGGCCCATCAGATATAAGAGGCATAACCTAAGTATCAGAACAGAAGCAGaagttatcaaaatattttttgatgaaaataaaagaGCTTCAGGTGTTCAATACATAAAAGACGGTCAGATATACACAGCCTATGCGACTAAAGAAGTCATAGTGAGTGGCGGATCTATAAATTCTCCACAACTACTAATGCTTTCTGGAATCGGACCTAGAGAGCATTTAGAAGATCTGCATATACCAGTGATTGCGGATTTACCAGTCGGGGAAAATCTTCATGATCACGTTACTTTTAACGGTATTATCGTAGCATTGCCAAATGATACCGCTACTACTGTCAACCAGGATGAGCTTATTCAGAATGTCTATGACTACAAGGAAATGAAAGTCAAAAAAGGCCCCCTGTCTGGAAATGGTCCAGTCAACAGTGTGTCTTTTTATGTAACACAATCCGGCTTGCCGGCTCCCGACATCCAAGTACAGGTAGACAGCGTAAACTGGGAAGAATATATAAGAGAACCGACTGTTTATGATGGTTTAACTATCTTTCCGACTGCGTTCTATGATGGAGTTATTCCTAGAGTCATGAACCTTGTTCCGAAGAGTAGAGGTCGGTTGCTTCTCAACGCTACTGATCCTTACGGACATCCATTGATTTGGTCTGGTTATTTGACTGATCCGCGCGATGTAGAAGTGCTAGTGAGGGGTGTGAAAGAGGTTTTGTCTTTGGAAAGTAGTTATGCTTTTAGATCCAGAGGTGCTCACTTCGTTAGAACCCCTCTGCCAGCATGCCAGCACTTCTGTTGGGGGACTGACACGTACTTTAAGTGTTTGGCGAGGTATTATACGTCAGGTCCTTACCATCCTGTGGGGTCTTGTAAAATGGGTCCAGCGGACGATCCTACAGCGGTGGTAGACCCCAGGTTGAGGGTGTATGGTGTATCAGGGCTAAGAGTAATCGATGCCTCCATAATGCCG